GCGTACCGGATCGAGACATCCGCATGCCGGTCGAAACGGTATCCGGCGCCGCGGACGGTGCGCACGATGTCCTCGTAGGCGCCGAGCTTGGACCGCAGGCGGCGGACGTGCACGTCGATGGTGCGCTCGTTCGGAGCTTCGCCCTCGTCGCCGTCGCTCCAGAGCGCCTCGATCAGTTCGTGGCGTTCGATGGTGCGTCCCTCGCGCAGCACGAGGTACTGCAGCAGCTCGAACTCCTTGTAGGTGAGCGGGGCGGTTTCGCCGTCGAGCACGACGCGCTTGCGGGACAGGTCGACGATGACGCCCTCGGCGGGCTTCTCGGCGGCCTCCGGTTCGGTCGCCTGGCGGCGCTTCGCCAGCGCTGCGGGATCCTGCAGGGCCAAGCGCACCACGTCCACGTCGCGTCCACCGGCACCCTCCGGCGCGAGGGCGACGGCAGCGTGGGTCTCGGCGTCCGGAGCGAGGGCAGCGGTGAGCTTCTTCAGTGCGTCGACGATGGCGCCGAGGTCGGTGCCGGCAGCGGCAGCCTTCGCCTCATCGAGTCCGACATAGAGAACGAATCCGCGGGCTTCGGTGCCTTCGGGAACGGCGCGCAGGCGCGGCGCAGCGGTCTGCGGCGCAGTCGGCCGGGGTGCGGGCGCGGCAGTCTGGGCCGGCGCGGCCTGGACGGCGGGGGAGTAGGAGGGACGGGCGAGGTCAAGTGCGAGAGTCATTACAGCGTTCCTTCAAAAGAAAGAGGAGGTGAAGGCCTCGTAATGAAGAGGGGAATTGCCTTCGGTGTTTTCGAGCGGTGCGGGGCGCGTCCTGTTATGAGAGGAACGAGCCCGGGAGTTCAGCCCACGCGAT
The Diaminobutyricimonas sp. LJ205 genome window above contains:
- a CDS encoding winged helix-turn-helix domain-containing protein, whose protein sequence is MTLALDLARPSYSPAVQAAPAQTAAPAPRPTAPQTAAPRLRAVPEGTEARGFVLYVGLDEAKAAAAGTDLGAIVDALKKLTAALAPDAETHAAVALAPEGAGGRDVDVVRLALQDPAALAKRRQATEPEAAEKPAEGVIVDLSRKRVVLDGETAPLTYKEFELLQYLVLREGRTIERHELIEALWSDGDEGEAPNERTIDVHVRRLRSKLGAYEDIVRTVRGAGYRFDRHADVSIRYASTPSPDFF